In Brevibacillus brevis NBRC 100599, a single genomic region encodes these proteins:
- a CDS encoding 5'-3' exonuclease, translating into MSDSGKVLLIDGMSFLFRAFYGSAWGGAYRQTSTGVYTNAVYGFTKMMLDYAELTRPSHLVVGWDVASRESLVRSQWYDGYKSNRQAAPDELIPQFDLVKEVTDAFSVPNLGCPGFEGDDVLGTLSTRLSEEGHEVIIATGDYDSLQLISERVSVKILKNGGKHEHYNPASLLALRGITPEQVVDVKALMGDASDCIPGCPGIGEKTATKLITEHGDLDNLYVNLANCTPKMRSKLEENRDQVYLSRKLATIIRDVPVEYALEDALWEYDRQVVQNKFDELEFGRTMAARVG; encoded by the coding sequence GTGAGTGATTCTGGAAAAGTACTGCTCATCGATGGTATGAGCTTTTTATTTCGCGCCTTTTATGGTTCTGCTTGGGGTGGAGCCTATCGCCAGACTTCAACAGGTGTGTACACAAATGCGGTTTATGGATTTACAAAAATGATGCTCGATTACGCAGAGTTGACACGTCCTTCTCATCTCGTAGTGGGCTGGGATGTCGCTTCGCGCGAGTCTTTGGTGCGCAGTCAATGGTATGACGGCTATAAATCAAATCGCCAAGCGGCACCGGATGAGCTCATTCCACAATTCGATTTGGTAAAAGAAGTAACGGATGCATTCTCGGTTCCGAACTTGGGTTGCCCTGGCTTTGAAGGCGATGATGTATTGGGCACGCTCTCCACACGTCTTTCCGAAGAAGGACACGAGGTCATCATTGCGACAGGTGATTACGATAGCTTGCAGCTCATATCTGAGCGAGTGAGTGTAAAAATCCTGAAAAATGGCGGTAAACACGAGCATTATAATCCTGCGAGTCTCTTGGCATTGCGTGGAATTACACCTGAACAGGTCGTGGATGTCAAAGCTTTAATGGGAGATGCCTCTGACTGTATCCCAGGCTGCCCAGGAATTGGTGAGAAAACAGCGACAAAATTGATTACCGAGCATGGTGATCTGGACAACCTATATGTAAATCTGGCAAACTGTACGCCTAAAATGCGCAGCAAGCTGGAAGAAAATCGCGATCAGGTATACTTGAGCAGAAAACTGGCTACGATTATTCGGGATGTTCCGGTGGAGTATGCGCTGGAGGATGCCCTATGGGAATACGATCGTCAAGTCGTTCAGAACAAATTCGACGAGCTTGAATTCGGACGTACGATGGCCGCGAGAGTTGGCTAA
- a CDS encoding glycosyltransferase, with product MRDPTKKRREEHISGKEKGQNGYRLSVILSVHHERTIQKVLRQIEKLRPMEIVLVVEGCPDQSVKKLAYSSCPLTALVYPFSLGDDVWRAIGAREATGDVWLFLDADQVVAANDMQSFVRTCYRGADITLRRCMTPLRQSIMEADTILLAKTFLNSLVSRHELRTSSMYDLPFAMTRQAAATIGVQHLAVPAVAHAIALHKQLRVMSSPFSASAKHTRKRATPSKNKSSVNQTILGDHLEAMDYVMPLK from the coding sequence ATGCGCGATCCCACAAAAAAACGCAGAGAAGAGCACATTAGTGGCAAAGAAAAAGGCCAGAATGGATATCGATTAAGTGTCATCCTCTCTGTTCACCACGAGCGGACAATCCAAAAAGTACTCAGACAAATTGAGAAGCTTCGGCCCATGGAAATCGTACTCGTTGTGGAAGGCTGCCCGGATCAATCGGTGAAAAAGCTCGCTTATTCCTCCTGTCCACTCACCGCGCTTGTGTACCCGTTTTCTTTGGGGGATGATGTATGGAGAGCCATTGGTGCAAGGGAGGCCACAGGAGATGTGTGGTTGTTTCTCGATGCAGATCAAGTTGTAGCTGCAAATGATATGCAGTCCTTTGTCAGAACGTGTTACCGAGGAGCAGACATCACGTTGAGAAGGTGCATGACACCCCTTCGACAATCAATTATGGAAGCGGATACCATTTTGCTAGCGAAGACATTTCTCAATTCCTTGGTTTCACGTCATGAACTAAGAACGTCCTCGATGTACGATTTACCTTTTGCTATGACACGACAAGCTGCCGCTACCATCGGCGTTCAACATTTGGCCGTACCTGCCGTTGCGCACGCCATTGCACTACACAAACAATTGCGTGTCATGTCATCTCCTTTCAGTGCATCAGCAAAGCATACGAGAAAAAGAGCGACACCAAGCAAGAATAAATCGAGCGTTAACCAGACGATCTTGGGAGATCATCTAGAAGCAATGGATTACGTAATGCCCCTCAAATGA
- a CDS encoding alpha/beta-type small acid-soluble spore protein encodes MANNNSGSNNLVVPQANQALDQLKYEIASEFGVNLGPDTTSRQNGSVGGEITKRLVSFAEQQLAGRQV; translated from the coding sequence ATGGCTAACAACAACTCGGGCAGCAACAACCTGGTAGTTCCTCAAGCGAACCAAGCTTTGGATCAACTGAAGTATGAGATTGCATCTGAATTCGGTGTAAATCTCGGACCAGACACTACTTCTCGCCAAAACGGTTCTGTTGGTGGAGAAATTACTAAGCGCCTGGTGAGCTTCGCAGAGCAACAATTGGCAGGTCGTCAAGTCTAA
- a CDS encoding AAA family ATPase has product MNSTTPIQRKMDQAIELLERRFLERSELIRLLMLGIMSGENTLLIGPPGTAKSQLARSVSQLFGSEHWFEYLLTRFTTPDEIFGPVSLQQLKLDQYVRKTAGYLPNAQFAFLDEIFKANSAILNALLSILNERVYFNGREKEEVPLQFLIAASNELPDDDDQLTALYDRFLFRYEVHYLKQASSYERMFSLPTTPLPVVFSLYDVKDIQVAAKQVVIPETIIYFLYRLKQDLEAKEYVLSDRRWSKIAHVWRTSASLHGREQVTIWDTVFTPHMLWNVPEDLPVMQEAFEQQFTEMLKNDMENELPLQRFGQIADKWKEKESELHAFQFKKEVGAKLGKEAMERNVRLLEESREEVEETARDLRNRLIQWEKREHDLHAYVLEKNRLIPHAEKYAVKYSYLRIEGERILQQLQRTYRTIFDKEIPGADYDFTL; this is encoded by the coding sequence ATGAATTCGACTACACCCATCCAACGTAAAATGGACCAGGCAATTGAGCTTTTGGAGCGCCGTTTCCTGGAAAGAAGTGAACTGATTCGCCTTTTAATGCTGGGCATCATGAGCGGGGAAAATACTTTGTTAATCGGTCCGCCGGGAACAGCGAAGTCTCAGTTGGCACGATCAGTCTCTCAGCTTTTTGGATCGGAACATTGGTTCGAGTATTTGCTTACCCGTTTTACGACTCCTGATGAGATATTCGGTCCAGTCTCTCTTCAGCAATTGAAACTGGATCAATACGTACGAAAAACAGCTGGTTATTTACCCAACGCTCAGTTTGCGTTTTTAGACGAAATTTTCAAAGCGAACAGCGCGATTCTGAATGCGCTGCTTTCTATATTGAACGAACGAGTTTATTTCAATGGCAGAGAAAAAGAGGAAGTTCCGTTGCAGTTTTTAATCGCTGCATCGAATGAGCTTCCGGATGACGATGATCAATTGACTGCTCTTTATGACCGCTTCCTGTTCCGTTATGAGGTTCACTATTTGAAGCAGGCGTCCAGCTACGAGCGCATGTTTTCTTTGCCAACGACGCCTCTTCCTGTTGTGTTCTCACTGTATGACGTGAAGGATATTCAAGTAGCAGCGAAGCAAGTGGTCATTCCAGAAACCATCATTTATTTTCTGTACCGCCTCAAACAAGACTTGGAAGCAAAAGAGTATGTGCTCTCCGACCGCCGTTGGAGCAAAATCGCGCATGTATGGCGTACTTCTGCTTCCTTGCATGGACGTGAGCAAGTGACGATCTGGGACACGGTTTTCACTCCGCATATGCTGTGGAATGTCCCTGAGGATTTACCTGTTATGCAGGAAGCGTTTGAACAACAATTTACGGAAATGCTGAAGAATGATATGGAGAATGAATTACCACTCCAACGCTTCGGACAAATTGCAGATAAATGGAAGGAAAAAGAATCGGAGCTGCATGCTTTCCAGTTTAAAAAAGAAGTGGGCGCAAAGCTGGGCAAGGAAGCGATGGAGCGCAATGTCCGGTTGTTGGAGGAGAGTCGCGAAGAAGTAGAAGAGACGGCACGAGACTTGCGTAATCGTCTTATTCAGTGGGAGAAGCGGGAGCACGATCTGCATGCCTATGTCCTGGAAAAAAACCGCTTGATTCCTCATGCAGAAAAATACGCAGTTAAATATTCGTATCTGCGAATTGAAGGCGAACGGATTTTACAACAACTCCAGCGCACGTATCGGACGATTTTTGACAAGGAAATCCCCGGGGCGGATTATGATTTTACGTTGTAG
- a CDS encoding M23 family metallopeptidase gives MFKSMVSLMLATALTLVPGTSIFSQAVEGVYAQTTKQQPAISVTPAKTYPGDVIFVRSKEPQTVTVFSQNYQLQKTQDEYARFIPIPFNTKAGTYKVTSADKKLSVTVTIAPKKFEVDKLTVSKQLNNMRQDTKRINADQKKINAARSNSRAIPYFSEPFQQPAVGKLTTPFGYQRVVNGVPANRHAAIDIANKTGTPIGASNHGKVVLADSLYLTGNTIIIDHGLNIFSIYAHLSKLDVKTGQEVKQGQVIGQMGSTGFSTGPHLHYGMLVGNTYVNPQPFFDASPFLWK, from the coding sequence ATGTTCAAATCAATGGTTAGTCTCATGTTGGCCACAGCATTGACGCTCGTCCCTGGGACAAGCATATTCAGCCAGGCAGTAGAAGGAGTTTACGCCCAAACGACGAAACAACAACCAGCGATTAGCGTAACGCCAGCCAAAACATATCCTGGGGACGTTATTTTTGTACGCAGTAAAGAGCCACAAACCGTAACGGTATTCTCTCAGAACTATCAATTGCAAAAGACACAGGATGAGTATGCCCGGTTTATCCCGATTCCTTTTAACACGAAAGCAGGGACCTATAAAGTTACATCTGCAGACAAAAAACTTTCCGTAACGGTGACAATCGCACCGAAAAAATTTGAAGTAGACAAGCTTACGGTAAGTAAACAGCTCAACAACATGCGACAGGATACAAAACGAATCAATGCAGATCAAAAAAAGATCAATGCAGCTAGATCAAACTCGCGAGCGATTCCGTATTTCTCGGAGCCGTTTCAACAGCCAGCAGTCGGAAAATTAACGACTCCATTCGGTTACCAGCGTGTAGTAAACGGTGTACCAGCCAACAGACACGCGGCGATTGACATCGCGAACAAAACAGGTACGCCAATTGGGGCGAGCAACCACGGAAAAGTGGTTCTGGCCGACTCTTTATACTTAACAGGCAATACCATCATCATCGATCACGGGTTAAATATTTTTTCCATCTATGCTCACTTGTCCAAGCTAGATGTAAAGACAGGGCAAGAAGTGAAACAGGGACAGGTGATTGGACAAATGGGTAGCACCGGTTTTTCTACAGGTCCTCACCTTCATTACGGCATGTTAGTAGGTAATACGTATGTAAATCCGCAGCCGTTTTTTGATGCATCACCTTTCCTCTGGAAGTAA
- a CDS encoding DUF4261 domain-containing protein — MPKGMYSQGVAVLLSTAVPIHKIADRLKDQFEIANIIETSDQWVFSGPSLLIPYRPEVNGYIQVDVVDKPWPDSMGDPAEDTMLFGAWSMGFFGPFTFSNNLERAAQQSWGFPEGRQAATEHGAFIRIRSSFVLGESDDQAPVLPKDYESLPELMTVTAIAESLLKMPEALCFFNPNGECLASAELMQELNQRYEQIQLLPLELWSNVRLFNLPEGWLLMDTVGMQQLDVIDHEAVFNGDAYDPNEVASFLRNISNYVYENGPVINDGDTTDGPGEEIWKCVLLEEGLASPPRDVLRWYPLDGREKPAGLE; from the coding sequence ATGCCAAAAGGTATGTATTCTCAAGGGGTTGCCGTCCTGTTGTCAACAGCGGTTCCGATTCACAAAATAGCAGACAGACTCAAGGATCAATTCGAAATTGCGAATATCATAGAAACGTCCGACCAATGGGTGTTCAGCGGCCCTAGCTTGCTTATTCCGTACCGTCCAGAAGTAAACGGATATATCCAGGTCGATGTCGTCGATAAGCCTTGGCCGGATAGTATGGGAGATCCGGCAGAAGATACGATGCTGTTTGGCGCTTGGTCGATGGGCTTTTTCGGACCGTTTACATTCTCGAATAACCTGGAGCGGGCAGCTCAGCAGTCGTGGGGATTTCCCGAAGGGCGGCAAGCCGCAACCGAGCATGGAGCGTTTATTCGAATCCGCTCTTCTTTCGTGTTGGGGGAGTCGGATGATCAGGCTCCAGTACTGCCTAAGGATTATGAGTCGCTCCCGGAGTTGATGACTGTCACCGCCATTGCAGAGTCGCTCTTGAAAATGCCAGAAGCTCTTTGCTTTTTTAATCCGAATGGAGAGTGCCTCGCGTCTGCCGAGCTGATGCAAGAGCTGAATCAACGTTATGAGCAAATCCAGCTTCTTCCGCTGGAGCTATGGTCCAATGTCCGGTTGTTCAATCTTCCAGAGGGATGGCTCTTGATGGATACCGTCGGCATGCAGCAGTTGGATGTGATCGATCATGAGGCGGTATTTAATGGGGATGCCTACGATCCGAATGAGGTTGCAAGTTTCCTACGTAATATATCGAACTATGTATACGAGAATGGTCCTGTTATCAATGACGGCGATACTACCGATGGGCCGGGTGAAGAAATTTGGAAGTGTGTCTTGTTGGAGGAAGGGTTGGCAAGTCCTCCGCGTGATGTGCTTCGCTGGTATCCGTTGGATGGAAGGGAAAAACCTGCGGGATTGGAATAA
- a CDS encoding glycosyltransferase: MDNRIYDRPAVSVIIPMSDNARNMTKLLSVVKRIDPHTEVIVICNGMSSQEANLSNEWGVLVLSTGLEVDSHEARAIGSAHARGNVVLFIDERLAMPLLYLKKYVTLVKKGWDVIITTCSDHGGSKRGERSAHSAYCLLNHLLGQKSMGSASFDNIPFALSRKALEAIGFKTLCNPAVAMVQASVLGLKMTTIAPFAAKKQPIGTRDIVQKDIRTIYREHAKAIQLLTGGTKQRREEQDGQRHRDLVHASDVLHLRSVIHLESRVKEGGGRGGKRKAKYARSHKKTQRRAH; encoded by the coding sequence ATGGACAACCGAATCTATGATCGCCCTGCCGTGTCCGTCATCATCCCAATGAGTGACAACGCCAGGAATATGACGAAACTACTCTCTGTTGTCAAAAGAATAGATCCACACACGGAAGTAATCGTCATATGCAACGGAATGAGCTCCCAAGAAGCTAATCTGTCCAATGAATGGGGAGTACTAGTCCTTTCAACCGGTTTAGAAGTTGACAGTCATGAGGCAAGAGCGATCGGCTCTGCTCACGCGAGGGGAAACGTTGTCCTTTTTATCGACGAGCGACTCGCCATGCCTCTCTTATACTTGAAGAAATATGTCACGCTGGTCAAAAAGGGATGGGATGTCATTATCACGACATGCTCCGACCACGGGGGATCCAAAAGAGGAGAACGTTCAGCACACAGTGCCTATTGCCTGTTGAACCATCTTCTCGGTCAAAAAAGCATGGGGTCCGCTTCCTTTGACAATATTCCCTTTGCTTTGAGCAGAAAGGCTTTGGAGGCCATTGGTTTCAAGACTTTATGCAATCCGGCGGTTGCTATGGTTCAAGCGTCTGTCTTAGGGCTCAAAATGACGACAATCGCCCCGTTTGCTGCGAAAAAACAACCAATTGGCACTCGTGATATCGTGCAAAAAGACATCCGTACGATTTATCGGGAGCATGCGAAGGCAATCCAGCTACTAACGGGTGGAACGAAGCAGCGCCGTGAAGAGCAGGATGGTCAACGACACCGCGACTTGGTGCATGCATCGGACGTTTTGCATCTGCGCTCGGTCATTCATCTAGAATCGCGCGTTAAGGAGGGCGGTGGACGGGGTGGCAAACGCAAAGCGAAATATGCGCGATCCCACAAAAAAACGCAGAGAAGAGCACATTAG
- a CDS encoding D-alanyl-D-alanine carboxypeptidase family protein: protein MRFLLTNLLVVVMVLFNLGMPSAFAEESSSLEPNTLIGQSAILIDATTGQVLFEKNPHEKLYPASITKIATGIYAIEKGNLDDTVTVSKKARREEGTRVYLEEGEKITLRNLLYGLLMNSGNDAGTAIAEHMSQTTERFAVDLNAYLKEKVGVTETNFANPHGLHDPNHYTTAADMAKISRYAMKNPVFREIVGTKRLPWHGQTWETVLVNHNKLLREYEGATGIKNGFTDQAMHTLVGSAKRGETELIAVTMKASTSANAYKDIKKLLDFGFQGFETKFIAKKGDSFSEVAVPGNTSVVTFTAKEDLYATVPKGVEPLVELKTDGSLSVHAGKLAISYPLLRHDPPAPAPATIFGDSESGNPHPLARYSVLIVWLGMNLFLIAYTFSRVQRNKRIRERSLQRRFY from the coding sequence ATGCGCTTTTTACTAACGAACCTACTCGTTGTGGTGATGGTCTTGTTCAACCTAGGCATGCCTTCCGCTTTTGCCGAGGAGTCATCAAGCCTGGAGCCTAACACTCTCATTGGACAATCAGCCATTCTGATTGATGCTACAACGGGACAAGTCTTGTTTGAAAAGAACCCTCATGAGAAGTTGTACCCTGCTAGTATTACGAAAATCGCAACAGGTATTTACGCGATAGAAAAAGGGAATCTGGATGACACTGTCACCGTCTCAAAAAAAGCACGTCGTGAAGAAGGGACACGTGTTTATTTAGAGGAGGGAGAAAAGATTACCCTCCGCAATTTGTTGTACGGACTGCTCATGAATTCGGGCAACGACGCTGGTACAGCGATTGCGGAGCATATGAGCCAGACGACAGAGCGTTTTGCAGTGGATTTGAACGCCTATTTGAAAGAAAAAGTAGGGGTCACCGAAACGAATTTTGCCAATCCACACGGACTACATGACCCGAATCATTACACGACTGCCGCTGACATGGCCAAAATATCGCGGTACGCGATGAAAAACCCCGTATTTAGGGAAATTGTCGGTACCAAGCGGCTACCGTGGCATGGACAAACGTGGGAAACAGTGCTAGTGAATCATAACAAGCTCCTGCGCGAATACGAAGGGGCGACTGGCATCAAAAACGGGTTTACAGATCAGGCGATGCATACGCTGGTAGGCTCTGCCAAGCGTGGAGAAACAGAGCTCATCGCTGTCACAATGAAGGCGTCTACTAGTGCAAATGCATACAAAGATATAAAAAAGCTACTGGACTTTGGCTTTCAAGGATTTGAGACCAAATTCATTGCCAAAAAAGGAGATTCTTTTTCAGAAGTAGCTGTTCCTGGCAATACCTCGGTTGTGACTTTTACAGCCAAGGAAGATTTGTATGCGACGGTTCCCAAAGGGGTGGAGCCTTTGGTAGAGCTAAAAACAGATGGGAGTCTGTCTGTCCACGCTGGCAAGCTAGCCATCTCTTATCCGTTGCTTCGCCATGATCCGCCTGCGCCAGCTCCTGCTACTATATTTGGGGATTCAGAAAGTGGCAACCCACATCCACTGGCGCGCTATAGCGTATTAATCGTCTGGTTAGGAATGAACCTTTTCTTAATCGCGTATACGTTTTCCCGTGTCCAGAGGAATAAACGAATTCGCGAGCGCAGTCTGCAACGGCGGTTCTACTAA
- a CDS encoding GTP pyrophosphokinase, with translation MRVTNVPSKVLNNMVHFLAPYEQAVEELKLKLKGIKYGFQKSGRYSPIEFVVGRVKKVDSLVKKANEKGIDFLVDHWQSDVAREVQDIAGLRVVCRYVDDVREVLQLLQEREDIVIHDVKDYIAAPKESGYRSIHMIVSYTVYHGSEKRTLFCEIQIRTLGMNFWATNEHELRYKYAGNIPADVLQQLHEASVITHQLDVLMNNLRQEILTPAEVDTTLEEKLEEIFSLYVKQDLDSAAALYREHVSGFEEAFADNPKFKMIHDLLGIRLK, from the coding sequence ATGAGAGTCACAAATGTGCCAAGCAAAGTACTCAACAACATGGTTCATTTCTTGGCGCCGTATGAACAGGCAGTTGAAGAGCTAAAGTTAAAACTAAAAGGAATTAAATATGGCTTTCAAAAAAGCGGCCGTTATTCTCCTATTGAATTCGTTGTCGGACGAGTGAAAAAAGTCGACAGTTTAGTAAAGAAGGCAAATGAAAAAGGAATCGACTTTTTGGTAGATCATTGGCAAAGTGACGTCGCCAGGGAAGTCCAGGATATCGCGGGCCTTCGAGTCGTATGCCGCTATGTAGACGACGTGCGCGAGGTGCTGCAGTTGTTGCAGGAGCGGGAGGATATTGTCATTCACGATGTCAAAGACTATATAGCAGCTCCGAAGGAATCCGGCTACAGAAGTATTCACATGATCGTTTCGTATACGGTCTACCACGGCAGCGAAAAGAGAACACTTTTTTGTGAGATCCAAATCCGTACATTGGGAATGAACTTCTGGGCGACAAATGAACATGAACTGCGTTACAAATATGCGGGCAACATTCCGGCAGACGTGTTGCAGCAGCTTCATGAAGCGTCTGTAATCACACATCAGCTCGACGTGTTGATGAACAATTTGCGCCAAGAAATTCTCACACCGGCAGAAGTTGATACGACACTGGAAGAAAAACTGGAAGAAATATTTTCTTTGTACGTCAAGCAGGATTTGGATTCCGCCGCAGCTTTGTACAGGGAACATGTCAGTGGTTTCGAAGAGGCTTTTGCGGACAATCCTAAGTTTAAAATGATTCACGATTTGTTGGGAATACGGTTGAAATAA
- a CDS encoding YkvI family membrane protein: protein MKLWGKSIQVAATYIGTVVGAGFASGQEILAFFTAYGHAGTIGILLATSLFVWLGYKMMLIAHHLRTPSYESFNQKLFGPMIGRTMNILVFLTLFGVTTVMLAGAGSVLEEQFDIPYLVGTVATVLFALLLLRKGLEQLLVVNAIVVPSMVLFALLILLDGTAESPMPLSTPSDYSFLWKTVLYVSFNLAMAQSVLIPIGYAIRNKVVLLRAAVIGGVVLGFMLLVVHTAMLANWDDVRLMNIPILFVTEQWNEWLQLFFVFVLYSEIFTTLISNVFGIGQQLRELLDVPETRLYLYLFSTAFVLCLIGYSQLLMFLYPLFGYLGLSTLCRISLPGNVIRKRF from the coding sequence ATGAAGTTGTGGGGAAAAAGTATCCAAGTCGCAGCAACGTACATTGGAACCGTCGTAGGCGCCGGGTTTGCGAGCGGTCAAGAAATCCTCGCGTTTTTCACTGCCTACGGCCATGCCGGAACAATCGGCATCCTGCTCGCCACCTCTCTTTTTGTTTGGCTGGGCTACAAGATGATGCTAATCGCTCATCATTTGCGCACACCCTCCTATGAATCCTTTAATCAAAAACTGTTTGGACCGATGATCGGTCGTACGATGAATATTTTGGTATTTCTCACCCTTTTTGGCGTCACGACTGTCATGTTGGCAGGAGCAGGCTCGGTCTTGGAAGAACAGTTCGACATTCCGTATTTGGTCGGGACCGTCGCCACCGTTCTGTTCGCCCTGTTGCTTCTGCGAAAAGGGTTGGAGCAGTTACTCGTCGTGAATGCGATAGTCGTTCCGTCCATGGTATTGTTCGCTTTACTCATTTTGCTGGATGGCACTGCAGAATCTCCCATGCCGCTCTCGACCCCATCTGATTACTCCTTCTTATGGAAGACAGTCTTATACGTGTCCTTTAATCTAGCCATGGCCCAATCCGTTCTCATCCCGATCGGCTATGCAATCCGCAACAAGGTTGTTTTGTTACGGGCAGCCGTTATTGGCGGAGTCGTGCTTGGATTCATGCTCCTCGTCGTCCATACTGCCATGTTGGCCAACTGGGACGATGTCCGTCTCATGAATATCCCGATTCTTTTTGTAACGGAGCAATGGAATGAATGGCTCCAGCTGTTCTTTGTTTTCGTGCTCTACTCCGAGATTTTTACCACGCTGATTTCCAACGTGTTCGGGATTGGTCAGCAGCTGCGTGAATTATTGGACGTTCCGGAAACGCGGCTTTACTTGTATTTGTTTTCTACTGCTTTCGTTTTGTGCCTGATTGGGTATAGTCAGTTGCTCATGTTTTTGTATCCGTTGTTTGGGTATTTGGGGTTGTCTACGCTCTGTCGGATTTCGCTTCCAGGGAATGTAATCAGAAAGCGGTTTTGA
- a CDS encoding membrane protein yields the protein MGIELLWIHGVYVLFVIGIILVMVFRKDTSLISIVGIAIIGFVATGSVTTAVGGIFGSFIYAITELLPTILVICIIVAMSHVLTDTGVNETMIRPMTHLIRNPTLAYWVIGIVMMVISWFFWPSPAVALIGAVMLPVALRAGLPAMGVAVSMNLFGHGIALSGDYIIQGAPTLTAKAAGIPVTDVISASVPLVIIMGVVTTAIAFWYLKKDMKLGVLASPKETVVPDAVFTSARVPLSDGVRRTLAGLVPVLFVLDVVAMFAFDLHGGDATALVGGTALLILVIATMLAHKKSGLEQVTTHLIQGFQFGFKVFGPVIPIAAFFYMGDSGFIKVFGEVLPQGSHGIVNDLGVALAQTIPISKEVAALTVSAVGVITGLDGSGFSGITLAGSLAQLFATALGAGAAMLTALGQIAAIWVGGGTIIPWALIPAAAICGVDPFELARRNLYPVAIGLLVTTIAAMFLL from the coding sequence ATGGGAATCGAGCTTTTGTGGATACATGGTGTGTATGTCTTGTTCGTGATCGGCATTATTCTCGTAATGGTTTTTCGAAAAGATACGAGTCTGATTAGTATCGTAGGCATAGCAATCATCGGCTTCGTCGCGACAGGCTCTGTGACAACAGCCGTCGGTGGAATATTCGGCAGCTTCATCTATGCGATTACCGAGCTATTACCGACGATTTTAGTCATCTGCATCATCGTTGCGATGAGTCACGTTTTGACCGATACAGGCGTAAATGAAACGATGATTCGACCGATGACCCATTTGATTCGAAATCCAACATTGGCTTATTGGGTCATCGGGATCGTCATGATGGTCATTTCCTGGTTTTTCTGGCCTTCTCCAGCTGTCGCCCTGATCGGTGCTGTCATGTTGCCCGTCGCATTGCGCGCTGGCCTGCCGGCAATGGGTGTCGCCGTTTCGATGAACTTGTTTGGACATGGGATTGCACTGTCCGGTGATTATATTATTCAAGGCGCCCCCACTTTAACCGCCAAAGCCGCAGGAATTCCTGTCACGGACGTGATTTCGGCCAGTGTCCCTCTTGTGATTATTATGGGCGTCGTGACTACTGCAATCGCGTTCTGGTATTTGAAAAAAGACATGAAGCTCGGCGTGCTTGCGTCTCCCAAAGAGACTGTCGTGCCCGATGCAGTTTTTACTTCCGCACGAGTCCCTTTGTCAGATGGCGTGCGGCGTACGTTGGCTGGACTCGTACCGGTATTATTTGTTCTCGATGTCGTGGCCATGTTTGCTTTTGATTTACACGGTGGTGATGCAACGGCGCTTGTGGGCGGAACTGCCTTGCTCATTCTCGTCATCGCAACGATGCTCGCGCACAAGAAAAGTGGTCTCGAGCAGGTAACCACACATCTCATTCAAGGCTTTCAGTTCGGGTTTAAAGTATTTGGTCCGGTCATTCCGATTGCTGCGTTCTTTTATATGGGCGACAGTGGGTTTATCAAGGTGTTTGGGGAGGTCCTGCCGCAGGGTTCACACGGAATCGTGAATGACCTCGGCGTGGCGCTTGCACAGACGATTCCCATTAGCAAGGAAGTAGCTGCTCTCACTGTATCCGCAGTAGGTGTCATTACAGGGCTGGATGGCTCAGGCTTCTCCGGGATTACACTGGCTGGCTCTTTGGCTCAACTATTCGCAACTGCTCTCGGTGCCGGTGCCGCTATGTTAACTGCACTCGGTCAAATTGCCGCTATCTGGGTCGGTGGTGGAACGATCATTCCTTGGGCATTGATTCCTGCTGCAGCCATTTGTGGAGTAGACCCTTTTGAGCTGGCAAGACGAAATTTGTATCCCGTGGCGATTGGGCTTTTGGTCACGACAATCGCGGCGATGTTTCTTTTGTAA
- a CDS encoding MarR family transcriptional regulator produces the protein MERLIKLAKLIQGANVLFSNIARKELKTNEINWQQVLILEILENGPKTMGDLSKAVDLSNSTTSGLISRLEEENLVRRYRDQMDRRIVWVSLTERLCSA, from the coding sequence ATGGAGAGACTGATTAAGCTGGCCAAGCTTATACAGGGAGCCAATGTATTATTTTCAAATATTGCACGAAAAGAGCTAAAAACAAATGAAATCAATTGGCAACAAGTATTGATTCTCGAAATTCTTGAAAACGGGCCAAAAACAATGGGGGACCTTAGTAAGGCTGTTGATTTGTCAAACAGTACAACTTCAGGCTTAATTAGTAGGCTGGAGGAGGAAAATTTGGTACGAAGGTACCGAGACCAAATGGATCGCCGGATTGTGTGGGTTTCACTGACGGAGCGATTATGCAGTGCATAA